From Halotia branconii CENA392, the proteins below share one genomic window:
- a CDS encoding FMN-dependent NADH-azoreductase → MASILHIDSSPRGDRSKSRKLAKEFIVAWQDLHPDDAIAYRDLRQTPVPHVTEDWIAAAFTPPKALTPEMAELLKFSDELVDEFLAADRCVFSVPMYNFSIPSNFKAYIDQVVRVGRTFTEEDGQVKGLANGKKVLFITSRGVEYGAGSPYEGWDCQEPALRYAFQFMGVTDLQFIHANGLDMGDEAQKRGLDEAQSKIQELVNSW, encoded by the coding sequence ATGGCAAGCATTCTGCATATTGATTCAAGTCCGCGTGGCGATCGCTCCAAATCTCGCAAGTTGGCAAAGGAGTTTATAGTTGCGTGGCAAGACTTACATCCTGATGACGCGATCGCCTATCGTGATTTAAGGCAAACGCCAGTTCCTCACGTCACCGAAGACTGGATTGCGGCTGCCTTTACTCCACCAAAAGCACTGACTCCAGAAATGGCTGAACTGCTGAAGTTTTCCGATGAGTTGGTGGATGAGTTTTTGGCGGCCGATCGGTGTGTGTTCAGCGTGCCGATGTACAACTTCAGCATTCCGTCCAACTTCAAAGCATACATCGATCAAGTAGTTCGTGTGGGTCGCACATTCACGGAGGAGGATGGTCAAGTCAAAGGACTTGCGAACGGTAAAAAAGTGTTGTTTATCACATCACGAGGCGTTGAATATGGAGCAGGTTCTCCTTATGAAGGATGGGATTGTCAGGAACCTGCGCTTCGGTATGCTTTTCAATTCATGGGTGTGACTGATCTTCAGTTCATTCATGCCAATGGTCTAGATATGGGAGACGAGGCACAAAAACGGGGGCTAGACGAAGCACAATCTAAAATTCAAGAATTAGTTAATAGTTGGTAG
- a CDS encoding helix-turn-helix domain-containing protein — protein MASVINISPTYFASVFKQAMGISPHQYVIQQRVEQAKLMLLKTDLAITLQDSFAYRGHCLTSR, from the coding sequence TTGGCAAGCGTCATCAATATCAGCCCGACTTACTTCGCGAGTGTATTCAAACAAGCAATGGGAATTTCGCCGCATCAGTACGTGATTCAACAGCGCGTGGAACAAGCAAAATTAATGTTATTGAAAACGGATTTAGCGATAACCCTTCAAGATAGCTTCGCTTACCGCGGACATTGCCTTACAAGTCGGTAA
- a CDS encoding glucose 1-dehydrogenase, with product MILQDKVALVTGGTSGIGRATAIAFGAAGAKVVFSGRRDTEGEKTAKLIRETGAECLYVHSDASNEEDIKALVQQTVETYGRLDCAFNNVGHEGLIKPLHEQPIKDFDKLMALNVRGLFLCMKYEIQQMLSQGSGVIVNNSSVVGLFGFPGGSPYSASKHAVMGLTRSAALDYARQGIRINAVNPANIATEGLDRAYKKLGITADAMTPMVPMGRIAQAKEAAQAIVFLCSDAASYITGQPLVIDGGITVS from the coding sequence ATGATACTTCAAGATAAAGTGGCTTTAGTCACTGGAGGAACATCGGGAATTGGTCGAGCAACTGCGATCGCCTTTGGTGCTGCCGGAGCAAAAGTCGTGTTCTCAGGCAGACGCGACACAGAAGGTGAAAAAACCGCCAAACTGATTCGCGAAACGGGCGCTGAATGTTTATACGTCCATTCCGATGCCTCGAATGAGGAAGATATCAAAGCGTTAGTACAACAGACAGTTGAAACTTACGGACGGCTCGATTGTGCCTTCAATAATGTAGGTCATGAGGGACTGATTAAACCCCTGCACGAACAGCCGATCAAGGATTTCGACAAACTGATGGCGCTCAATGTGCGCGGACTATTTCTGTGCATGAAGTACGAAATTCAGCAAATGTTGTCTCAAGGATCTGGAGTGATTGTGAATAACTCCTCAGTTGTAGGCTTGTTTGGATTTCCAGGAGGCTCTCCTTACAGCGCCAGTAAACATGCCGTCATGGGGCTAACGCGATCGGCAGCATTGGACTACGCTAGGCAGGGCATTCGGATTAATGCGGTGAATCCTGCAAACATTGCGACTGAGGGACTCGATCGGGCCTATAAGAAACTGGGCATCACGGCTGATGCTATGACACCGATGGTTCCGATGGGTCGCATTGCTCAGGCAAAAGAAGCCGCTCAAGCGATTGTGTTTCTCTGCTCTGATGCTGCCAGCTACATCACAGGACAACCCTTAGTCATTGACGGTGGAATCACAGTGAGTTGA
- a CDS encoding alpha/beta fold hydrolase, whose product MLTFVLVHGSWHDGSAWKAVIEHLEAKGHQAFAPTIAGHGKGVNKNVNHAQCTQSIVDYIVSKDLTDIVLLGHSFGGTVIAKVAEVIPDRIRRLIFFAAFIPNDGESLNDNVPSRSQALFDQLASESDDRTVMLPFEIWREAFLNDADLDLAKSSYAQLSSEPYQSMIDKLDLKRFYALPIPKSYLYCTEDTALPQGEWGWHPKMSSRLGQFRLVQMPGSHEVMFSNPIGLAEKIIVAGRD is encoded by the coding sequence ATGTTAACTTTTGTCTTAGTTCATGGCTCATGGCATGATGGCTCTGCTTGGAAAGCAGTTATCGAGCATTTAGAAGCAAAAGGACATCAGGCTTTTGCTCCCACGATCGCTGGACATGGAAAAGGCGTGAATAAAAATGTTAACCATGCTCAATGTACGCAATCGATCGTTGATTATATTGTTAGCAAAGACTTAACGGATATCGTCCTATTAGGACATAGCTTCGGCGGAACTGTTATTGCGAAAGTTGCCGAAGTGATTCCCGATCGCATTCGACGGCTGATCTTCTTCGCTGCGTTTATCCCCAATGATGGCGAAAGCCTCAATGATAACGTTCCATCGCGCTCTCAAGCGTTATTCGACCAGCTAGCGAGCGAATCGGATGATCGTACGGTGATGCTACCTTTTGAGATTTGGCGAGAAGCGTTTCTCAACGATGCTGACCTCGACTTGGCTAAATCCAGTTATGCACAATTATCATCAGAACCCTATCAATCGATGATTGACAAGTTGGACTTGAAGCGGTTTTACGCGCTGCCGATTCCCAAAAGTTACCTCTACTGTACGGAAGACACTGCTTTACCGCAAGGCGAGTGGGGCTGGCATCCCAAAATGTCTAGCCGCTTAGGGCAATTTCGGCTCGTGCAAATGCCCGGTAGTCATGAGGTGATGTTTTCTAACCCTATCGGTTTAGCTGAAAAGATTATTGTGGCAGGACGTGACTAG
- a CDS encoding condensation domain-containing protein — MERYLGAFEHLYWLYNQFYSIDFATVAKLQGQFSCKQLSTVLRQVQQHHPLLRVRIATDAIGQPKFVETDDEIPLRLVARKDDRHWQAELEVELARSLDWQVAPLLRVVLLQSGAESELMIICHHAIADGLSGVYLVRDILQGLKGKIFERSDFSAALSLESAIPGIAPLKEATVKPKDYLPPPSRPPQPHIHTVVLSLELTQQLIQHSRAEHTTVHGAISAAFLLALTQQDVKLSDVMRCSHPVNARSQLFLPMPDAVGLYVCLRMTTHSLEADSAFWDVARSVKSQLSQIDTAQQLVEERQLRQPMMANLTDATAFVEEVRSQYLCQLTVTNLGRIDMAQQYGNIRIEALHVPIPASGVDLGQIVGVATLGDRLALTLSSTPLIDVDRAQSDRAATAFLSAGVKLLELAVVQEVASEVA; from the coding sequence ATGGAACGGTATTTAGGTGCATTTGAACATTTATATTGGCTCTACAACCAGTTTTATTCGATAGATTTTGCCACCGTTGCGAAACTTCAGGGACAGTTTAGTTGCAAGCAACTTTCGACGGTGCTTAGGCAAGTTCAGCAACACCATCCGCTGCTCCGAGTCCGCATCGCCACTGACGCGATCGGACAGCCTAAATTTGTCGAAACCGACGACGAGATTCCGCTGCGGCTGGTCGCGAGAAAAGACGATCGGCACTGGCAAGCAGAACTCGAAGTCGAACTGGCTCGCTCATTGGATTGGCAGGTTGCACCCTTACTGCGAGTTGTGCTGCTGCAATCGGGGGCTGAATCCGAACTGATGATTATTTGCCATCATGCGATCGCAGATGGGCTATCTGGCGTTTATCTCGTGCGAGATATTCTCCAAGGGTTAAAAGGCAAAATATTTGAGCGATCGGACTTTTCTGCGGCATTATCGCTTGAATCAGCCATTCCTGGTATCGCACCCTTAAAAGAAGCAACTGTTAAGCCCAAAGACTATCTACCACCCCCGTCTCGTCCTCCCCAACCTCACATTCACACCGTTGTCCTCTCTCTTGAACTCACCCAGCAACTGATCCAACACAGTCGAGCCGAACACACAACCGTACACGGTGCAATCAGTGCGGCGTTCTTGCTCGCGCTGACTCAGCAAGACGTTAAACTCAGCGATGTGATGCGATGTTCACATCCTGTCAATGCACGATCGCAGCTATTTTTACCGATGCCAGATGCAGTTGGGTTGTATGTTTGTTTGCGGATGACGACTCATTCCCTTGAGGCGGATTCCGCATTTTGGGATGTTGCTCGCTCGGTCAAATCTCAACTCTCACAAATCGACACTGCCCAGCAGTTAGTCGAGGAGCGCCAACTTCGACAACCTATGATGGCGAATCTCACCGATGCCACCGCCTTTGTTGAAGAAGTGCGATCGCAATATCTCTGTCAACTGACCGTCACAAATCTCGGTCGCATCGATATGGCTCAACAATACGGTAATATTCGGATTGAAGCACTCCATGTCCCTATTCCCGCATCAGGTGTGGATCTAGGGCAGATTGTGGGAGTTGCGACCTTGGGCGATCGCCTCGCCCTCACGCTTTCATCTACACCACTGATTGATGTGGATCGGGCCCAAAGCGATCGGGCTGCAACTGCCTTTTTATCGGCAGGAGTGAAGCTTTTAGAACTTGCAGTAGTACAGGAAGTTGCATCCGAAGTTGCTTAG
- a CDS encoding cupin domain-containing protein, whose product MNQTADFFVRSAVLETTRSYMGGLLTFLATSAETGNRSFLLEVRTVPGAEPPPHLHYEQDEVFYILEGEIEVYCMGQVRIARAGEMVFLPRMQAHAFYFLSPTLRFLALVQPGGIDGYFEAMSTPATSMEIPANATTYADSDSAAAIALAAKYGVKMLTPEETAKLLPQYPGFGVPRFG is encoded by the coding sequence ATGAACCAAACAGCAGATTTCTTCGTTCGTAGCGCAGTCCTGGAAACGACCCGATCTTATATGGGCGGTCTGTTGACTTTTCTCGCAACGTCTGCCGAGACTGGAAACCGCTCCTTTCTTCTAGAGGTGCGGACGGTACCGGGAGCAGAGCCACCGCCCCATCTACACTATGAACAGGATGAAGTGTTTTACATTCTAGAAGGTGAAATAGAGGTGTACTGCATGGGTCAGGTGAGAATAGCGCGGGCGGGCGAAATGGTCTTCCTCCCCCGAATGCAGGCGCACGCATTCTACTTCCTCTCGCCCACCCTCCGGTTCCTCGCTCTGGTGCAACCGGGAGGCATAGACGGATACTTTGAAGCCATGTCAACTCCAGCGACCAGCATGGAAATCCCGGCAAACGCAACCACTTACGCGGACTCCGATTCTGCTGCCGCAATCGCGCTGGCTGCCAAGTACGGAGTCAAGATGCTGACCCCGGAAGAAACAGCAAAACTGCTGCCACAATACCCCGGCTTCGGGGTGCCGCGATTTGGTTAG
- a CDS encoding nuclear transport factor 2 family protein produces MQSKLNTIEDILDAHLALMATDTEAWADLLAEDVIVDFPYAPSLGRSGRLEGKSAAYNHVKTALTQMQNLTFSSVRKYPTTDPNVLWAELHGSALIPTTGRRYEQDYVVRLKVKDGKTVYYREYWNPIALTDAFDSTRNFTAE; encoded by the coding sequence ATGCAATCAAAACTAAATACAATCGAGGACATTCTTGATGCTCACTTAGCATTAATGGCTACAGATACCGAAGCCTGGGCAGATCTACTCGCTGAAGATGTCATTGTGGACTTTCCGTATGCACCTTCCCTTGGTAGGTCAGGACGATTAGAAGGCAAATCTGCCGCATACAACCATGTCAAAACAGCACTCACTCAAATGCAAAATTTGACATTCTCCAGTGTGCGTAAATATCCAACGACAGACCCAAATGTTCTCTGGGCTGAGCTGCATGGATCGGCTCTAATTCCTACTACGGGTCGTCGTTATGAACAAGATTATGTCGTTCGACTAAAAGTCAAAGATGGCAAGACTGTCTACTACAGGGAATATTGGAACCCTATTGCTCTCACAGATGCCTTCGACAGCACCCGAAATTTTACTGCCGAGTAA
- a CDS encoding FAD-binding oxidoreductase, which yields MTITPSQNRTLFNDLAALLTGQLVLHEDAGYEQVRQLWNGRVKTRPAAIARCLTVEDVIHTVRWTRANGLPLSVRGGGHDFAGRALAQNGVAINLSQMKAVTIDPDKRTAHVQGGATAGDLIEAAEKYGLATTTGTASLGMSGFTLVLWQVNFAGLMGKKSSSFLPLLPLLPLLPLLASTRHFWVDKPLGGGYSPLTGAYGLGVDNLLSAQVVIADGQLVTANAQENADLFWGLRGGGGNFGVVVSLEYRLHPLTTVLSGMLFYPLEQARAVFRQFNEFIAIAPDELTIQFGFIQTPEGQTVLLLSPTYCGAPEAGEAAIAPLRTFGTLLVDRVQPVTYNGMALRKAVRYVR from the coding sequence ATGACAATTACGCCTAGTCAGAACAGGACTTTGTTCAACGATCTTGCAGCACTACTCACAGGGCAGCTTGTTCTGCATGAGGACGCTGGCTATGAACAGGTGCGCCAACTCTGGAATGGCAGAGTGAAAACCCGACCCGCCGCGATCGCTCGTTGTTTAACTGTAGAAGATGTCATTCATACCGTTCGCTGGACGCGAGCAAACGGTTTGCCACTTTCGGTTCGAGGGGGAGGACACGACTTTGCCGGACGAGCGCTGGCTCAGAATGGTGTCGCGATCAATTTGTCCCAGATGAAAGCTGTCACCATCGATCCAGACAAGCGCACAGCCCATGTTCAAGGTGGAGCAACAGCAGGCGACCTGATTGAGGCAGCAGAGAAATATGGGTTGGCAACCACTACAGGAACCGCCTCCCTTGGGATGTCTGGATTTACCCTAGTACTCTGGCAAGTCAACTTTGCTGGGTTAATGGGAAAAAAGTCCAGTTCTTTTCTCCCCCTGCTTCCTCTGCTTCCCCTGCTTCCCCTGCTTGCCTCCACCCGTCATTTTTGGGTTGACAAACCACTAGGAGGAGGCTATAGCCCTCTGACAGGGGCTTATGGACTGGGTGTTGATAACCTGCTATCCGCACAGGTCGTCATTGCCGACGGGCAACTTGTGACCGCAAACGCCCAGGAAAATGCAGACCTGTTTTGGGGACTGCGCGGCGGCGGCGGCAACTTTGGCGTTGTCGTCTCCTTGGAGTATCGCCTGCATCCCCTGACAACGGTGCTATCGGGTATGTTGTTCTATCCTCTGGAGCAAGCTAGAGCAGTGTTTCGCCAGTTCAACGAGTTCATCGCCATAGCACCCGATGAATTGACGATTCAATTTGGGTTCATCCAAACGCCAGAGGGTCAGACGGTTTTGTTGCTCTCACCGACATATTGTGGTGCGCCGGAAGCAGGCGAGGCAGCGATCGCTCCTCTGCGGACATTTGGCACACTGCTGGTCGATCGGGTGCAACCCGTCACCTATAATGGAATGGCACTAAGAAAAGCTGTAAGGTATGTGAGATAA
- a CDS encoding IS4 family transposase, whose amino-acid sequence MTLRVQILKDKLNQSLGLPFKELLPESAIRQTISDLKIKYKKRLFDPFITLWAFLSQVLDTDKTCHNAVSKIIAHLAESEVEVPSTDTSAYCQARSRLPEKLLEKLFNYSAQNLEEKVTQENLWCGRNVKVIDGSTVSMPDTVENQKEYPQPSSQKPGCGFPIAKIGVIFSLATGAAIALCIDVLNTHDIKLARRLYSFLKPNDVLLGDRAFCAYADMFAIKQLDCDAVFRKHSSRTTTMRKGKIVGDCDKLVTWYKPKRCPSWLSKDEFDALPPSIIVREIYYYIVIPGFRTARVSLITTLLDQAIYPTLKIVQIYYQRWQVELDLRHLKTTLGMDVLRCKTPSMVRKEIHVYLLAYNLLRSLMWQAGTTYNTPPSRLSLQGTRHHLINFIPKFEVADSKKRLRLYCTLLKIIVHKEVPDRPARTEPRVIKRRPKAYPRLTKPRQELRKQLQNA is encoded by the coding sequence GTGACACTACGAGTACAAATCCTCAAGGACAAATTGAATCAAAGTTTAGGGCTACCTTTTAAAGAATTATTGCCAGAATCTGCAATTAGGCAAACAATCTCTGATTTAAAGATCAAATACAAAAAGCGATTATTTGACCCATTTATAACGTTGTGGGCATTTTTATCTCAAGTTTTAGATACTGATAAAACTTGCCACAATGCTGTGAGTAAGATAATTGCACATTTGGCAGAATCAGAGGTAGAAGTTCCCTCAACAGATACAAGTGCATACTGCCAAGCAAGGTCGAGATTACCAGAAAAATTATTGGAGAAACTCTTCAATTATTCAGCACAAAATTTAGAAGAGAAAGTGACACAAGAAAACTTATGGTGTGGTCGGAATGTGAAAGTGATAGATGGCTCGACTGTCTCCATGCCGGACACTGTAGAGAATCAAAAAGAATACCCTCAACCTAGTAGTCAGAAACCTGGATGTGGATTCCCAATTGCCAAAATTGGGGTGATATTCAGTTTAGCTACAGGAGCCGCTATTGCATTATGTATCGATGTTCTGAACACCCATGATATTAAATTAGCAAGGAGGTTGTACAGTTTTCTCAAACCAAATGATGTGCTTTTAGGGGATAGAGCGTTTTGCGCTTACGCTGATATGTTTGCTATTAAACAACTTGATTGTGATGCCGTATTTCGTAAGCATTCATCTCGCACAACAACCATGCGAAAAGGCAAAATCGTTGGAGACTGTGACAAGCTTGTTACTTGGTATAAACCTAAAAGATGCCCTTCATGGTTGAGTAAAGACGAATTTGATGCTCTACCTCCTTCAATAATTGTACGAGAAATTTACTACTACATTGTAATTCCTGGTTTTCGTACTGCAAGAGTCAGTTTAATCACTACTTTATTAGATCAAGCAATTTATCCGACCTTAAAAATAGTTCAAATCTACTATCAACGGTGGCAAGTTGAACTCGATTTAAGACATTTGAAAACTACTCTAGGTATGGATGTTTTGCGATGTAAAACCCCTTCAATGGTACGCAAAGAAATTCATGTTTATTTACTTGCTTACAATTTACTTCGGAGCTTGATGTGGCAGGCTGGGACTACTTATAATACCCCTCCAAGTCGTTTATCGCTACAAGGTACTCGCCATCATTTAATTAATTTTATTCCCAAATTCGAGGTTGCTGACTCTAAAAAACGGCTTAGACTTTATTGCACTTTGCTAAAAATTATCGTTCACAAAGAAGTTCCTGACCGTCCCGCACGCACTGAACCACGAGTTATTAAACGCCGCCCCAAAGCTTACCCCAGATTGACCAAACCCCGGCAAGAATTACGCAAACAATTGCAGAATGCTTAA